The proteins below come from a single Ignavibacteria bacterium genomic window:
- a CDS encoding RNA-binding transcriptional accessory protein, with the protein MINIPLIIANELKVRVDQVKEVIELFKDGATIPFIARYRKERTGGLDEEQLREIEDRLNYITILEERKETILKSIEEQGKLTDELRDKITGSTKLQEVEDLYLPYKPKRKTRGTIAKAKGLEPLAMFILENPFFNGDFQAKMAEFINEELGVASVEEALQGAKDIIAEMISENAEVRKTVREYVQNTAVVGSEKAKEKEAGSVDTKKDVYEIYYDFKMEITRLKPYQILAVNRGERDKVLKVNLQLEEGPVLRKILETYFNYPDSVFMQILEETTEDSFSRLIFPSIEREVRSFLTEVADLHAIEIFASNLKQLLLQPPIAERMIMGIDPGFVSGSKVAIIDPTGKYLEGHTIYPHPPQNRTDEAARIVLALIKKYNVDVIAIGNGTASRETEFFIADIIKTNSLKCHYVIVSEAGASVYSASPLAKQEFPELEASQRGNISIARRLMDPLAELVKIDPKSIGVGLYQHDVDQKLLSKKLDDVVVSCVNYVGVDLNTASVSLLTYVSGLNKRIASNIVKYRESTGKFTSRQQLMNVTGLGDKAFEQAAGFLKIPNGENPLDNTFIHPESYSATEQLLKFCNVPAERIKDSAGVVSLYASHKGTAKIAKDIQIGEPTLMDIIENLKKPGRDPREELPKPILRSDVLKIEDLREGMRLKGTVRNVVDFGAFVDIGVKQDGLLHISQIANKYVKNPLEVLQVGDILDVQIIGIDLVKGRISLSTKNA; encoded by the coding sequence ATGATCAATATTCCTTTAATAATTGCCAATGAACTGAAAGTTAGGGTCGACCAGGTTAAAGAGGTGATCGAGCTTTTTAAGGACGGCGCTACAATCCCATTTATCGCCCGTTACCGTAAGGAAAGAACCGGCGGACTCGACGAAGAACAGCTGCGCGAGATTGAAGACCGCCTGAACTATATCACAATCCTTGAGGAAAGAAAGGAAACTATCTTAAAGAGCATCGAGGAACAGGGTAAACTTACTGATGAATTAAGGGACAAAATTACTGGCTCAACCAAACTCCAGGAAGTCGAGGATCTCTACCTCCCTTATAAACCTAAAAGAAAAACCCGCGGCACTATCGCCAAGGCTAAAGGACTTGAGCCCCTTGCAATGTTCATACTCGAAAATCCCTTCTTTAATGGCGATTTTCAGGCAAAAATGGCAGAATTTATCAATGAGGAACTCGGCGTTGCCTCGGTTGAAGAAGCCCTCCAGGGAGCAAAGGATATTATTGCCGAAATGATCAGCGAAAATGCCGAGGTCCGCAAGACTGTCCGCGAATACGTCCAGAACACCGCCGTCGTGGGCTCCGAAAAAGCAAAGGAAAAAGAAGCCGGATCGGTAGATACAAAGAAGGATGTTTATGAGATCTATTACGACTTCAAAATGGAGATCACGCGCCTTAAGCCCTACCAGATCCTTGCCGTTAACCGCGGCGAAAGGGATAAGGTACTCAAAGTAAACCTCCAGCTTGAAGAAGGCCCGGTTTTAAGAAAAATCCTTGAGACCTACTTTAACTACCCTGATTCCGTATTCATGCAGATTCTGGAAGAAACAACAGAGGACTCTTTCTCCAGGCTCATATTCCCTTCAATCGAGCGCGAAGTCAGAAGCTTCCTTACGGAAGTAGCCGACCTGCACGCAATTGAAATCTTTGCTTCCAATCTGAAGCAGCTTCTGCTTCAGCCGCCAATTGCTGAAAGAATGATCATGGGAATTGACCCGGGCTTTGTCTCCGGAAGTAAAGTGGCTATTATTGACCCTACGGGCAAGTACCTCGAAGGCCATACAATCTATCCTCATCCCCCGCAGAACAGGACAGATGAGGCCGCAAGAATAGTTCTTGCGCTTATTAAAAAATATAATGTTGATGTTATTGCAATAGGCAACGGAACGGCAAGCCGCGAAACCGAGTTTTTCATTGCCGATATTATTAAAACCAACTCCCTTAAGTGCCACTACGTAATTGTCAGCGAAGCCGGCGCTTCTGTTTATTCTGCCTCCCCTCTTGCCAAGCAGGAATTCCCCGAGCTTGAAGCAAGCCAGAGAGGAAACATTTCAATTGCAAGAAGACTTATGGATCCCCTTGCCGAACTGGTTAAGATCGATCCTAAATCCATCGGCGTGGGACTCTATCAGCACGACGTGGACCAGAAGCTCTTAAGCAAAAAACTCGATGACGTCGTCGTAAGCTGCGTTAACTACGTGGGCGTCGACCTTAATACGGCTTCAGTATCTCTTCTTACATATGTATCGGGCTTAAATAAGAGAATAGCATCGAACATCGTTAAGTACAGGGAATCTACAGGCAAGTTCACAAGCCGCCAGCAGCTGATGAATGTAACGGGACTTGGCGACAAGGCCTTCGAACAGGCTGCAGGCTTCCTTAAGATACCAAACGGCGAAAATCCGCTCGATAATACGTTCATTCACCCTGAATCATACTCTGCAACCGAGCAGCTCCTGAAGTTCTGCAACGTTCCTGCCGAACGCATCAAAGATTCAGCAGGCGTTGTAAGCCTTTATGCTTCACACAAAGGCACTGCTAAAATTGCAAAGGATATTCAGATCGGCGAGCCTACACTTATGGACATTATAGAGAACCTGAAGAAACCGGGACGCGATCCGCGCGAGGAACTCCCTAAGCCTATTCTTAGAAGCGACGTTCTGAAAATTGAAGATTTGCGTGAAGGCATGCGTCTTAAAGGAACCGTCAGAAACGTGGTCGATTTCGGAGCCTTTGTGGATATAGGCGTAAAGCAGGATGGACTTCTGCATATTTCACAGATAGCAAACAAATATGTAAAGAATCCTTTGGAAGTCCTTCAGGTAGGTGATATTCTTGACGTTCAGATCATAGGTATCGATCTTGTAAAAGGCCGTATCTCCCTAAGCACAAAGAACGCATAA
- a CDS encoding tetratricopeptide repeat protein, with amino-acid sequence MEQEEFIAETSGESLGRETQVARFRTYAKEHFQDLVKREVDYLEFIKKSAQFYSFRLPPDKGELFIRYASAPFFWLCDSPALTKFEEWLKLESKGRSTALEGYRTIKEFYSKWATLKSEQEKKYYSLSTLKLIERETNKDNILVHIFHAVILTYDKKLFNPAKASEILQNALMTLENLKLDAQLKSEFQYLLYIYLGFALLKQLNYEEAAEKFTAATNSSPIGITAKFYLAYAARRAGSPEAAMMMLNELLHFDKEAIEYSVEMNSMMLMAYYIRHAVTYEIFAEPDFADLLEEIEAAIAIETGIKEFSFVKISDALSKLGESKVKEFYTEELEKSIAFLDKTCTGLIGNKNTIADYTLSALHAKLLKIVEKIIENIRQKFMAEVYDQLKQFDITIDENLNIIKHLEREEEEMKNLQKKKLEDQLEELETTINENIAFLEDKIENIHLDAKFNPHTVFNNSMVYNLIVTLVVFTIGAFTGCSRSSLDTSEGLRDIMSTVMLGGIKWGTVTFFIGTIISAFTAAFAVMERTTEKQNLLRKITYFKSHKEREVELLTRESEKRIKTIGENFKERVTDHKRTVDRIRDEKEGRSAELMEEANKKIDSYTERLDVVVKVDMEIR; translated from the coding sequence ATGGAACAGGAAGAATTCATAGCTGAGACTTCGGGTGAATCGCTGGGTCGGGAGACTCAGGTTGCCAGGTTCAGGACCTATGCCAAGGAGCACTTCCAGGATCTGGTAAAAAGGGAGGTAGATTATTTAGAATTCATAAAAAAGAGCGCCCAGTTCTACAGTTTCCGTTTGCCGCCGGACAAAGGGGAGCTGTTCATAAGGTATGCATCGGCCCCGTTTTTCTGGCTGTGTGATTCTCCGGCCCTGACAAAGTTTGAAGAGTGGTTAAAGCTGGAGTCGAAGGGCAGGAGCACGGCTCTGGAAGGCTACAGGACGATCAAGGAATTTTATTCCAAATGGGCCACATTAAAATCGGAGCAGGAAAAAAAGTATTATTCGCTTTCGACGCTGAAGCTGATTGAACGTGAGACGAATAAAGACAATATTCTTGTACATATATTTCATGCAGTAATACTCACCTACGATAAAAAGCTGTTTAACCCCGCAAAAGCCTCCGAGATATTGCAGAATGCGCTTATGACGCTGGAGAATCTGAAGCTGGATGCTCAGCTGAAAAGTGAGTTTCAGTATCTGCTTTACATTTACCTGGGGTTTGCCTTATTAAAGCAGCTGAATTACGAGGAAGCAGCAGAGAAGTTTACCGCCGCAACAAATTCAAGTCCCATTGGCATTACGGCAAAGTTTTATCTTGCCTATGCGGCAAGGCGTGCCGGGAGTCCCGAGGCCGCAATGATGATGCTTAATGAGCTACTTCATTTTGACAAGGAGGCAATTGAATATTCTGTTGAGATGAACAGCATGATGCTGATGGCGTATTATATCAGGCATGCGGTGACCTATGAAATATTTGCAGAGCCGGATTTTGCGGATCTTCTTGAAGAAATTGAGGCGGCCATAGCCATTGAGACCGGGATAAAGGAATTCAGTTTTGTGAAGATTTCCGATGCGCTTTCAAAGCTTGGGGAGTCGAAGGTAAAGGAATTTTACACCGAGGAACTGGAGAAGAGCATAGCTTTTCTGGACAAGACCTGTACGGGGCTCATCGGGAATAAGAATACGATAGCCGATTACACATTATCGGCGCTGCATGCGAAGCTCCTGAAGATTGTGGAAAAGATAATAGAGAACATCCGGCAGAAATTCATGGCGGAGGTTTACGACCAGCTTAAGCAGTTCGACATAACAATAGATGAAAACCTCAATATAATAAAGCATCTGGAAAGAGAAGAAGAGGAAATGAAGAATCTCCAGAAGAAGAAGCTGGAGGATCAGCTTGAGGAGCTGGAGACGACAATAAACGAGAATATTGCTTTTCTGGAAGACAAGATTGAAAACATACACCTGGATGCGAAGTTCAATCCCCACACAGTATTCAATAATTCGATGGTTTACAATTTAATAGTAACGCTGGTAGTCTTTACGATAGGGGCATTTACAGGCTGTTCAAGGAGTTCACTTGACACTTCTGAGGGCTTGAGGGATATAATGTCGACAGTAATGCTGGGGGGTATAAAGTGGGGTACGGTAACGTTTTTCATCGGGACGATTATATCCGCATTTACGGCGGCCTTTGCCGTAATGGAGCGTACGACAGAGAAGCAGAACCTGTTAAGAAAGATCACCTATTTCAAGTCGCACAAGGAGCGTGAGGTAGAGCTTTTGACGCGTGAGAGTGAGAAGAGGATAAAGACGATAGGTGAGAACTTCAAGGAGAGGGTTACGGATCACAAGAGGACGGTAGACAGGATAAGGGATGAAAAAGAAGGCCGCAGCGCCGAGCTAATGGAAGAGGCCAACAAAAAGATAGACAGCTACACAGAGAGGCTGGATGTGGTAGTGAAGGTGGATATGGAGATTAGATAA
- a CDS encoding geranylgeranylglyceryl/heptaprenylglyceryl phosphate synthase has protein sequence MNIYNYLLNRISEKGAAYLILIDPDKISGEKLTGFVKRCENAGVDGFLVGGSLMMNGNLSNTISVIKKNTSIPVVIFPGGISQVSSNADAILFISLVSGRNPEHLIGKQILAAPVIKAYNLETIPTGYILVESGSITTVEYISGSKPVPRQKPEIAVATALAAQYLGMKMIYLEGGSGAQMSVPNEMINIVSKSVDVPVIAGGGIRTARDAREKVESGAGIIVTGNYFEDEENWDKIKEFADAVHVKLAQETAAGN, from the coding sequence ATGAATATATACAACTATCTGCTCAACAGGATTTCGGAAAAAGGTGCTGCTTACCTTATACTTATTGATCCCGACAAAATCTCCGGAGAAAAATTAACCGGCTTCGTAAAAAGATGTGAAAACGCCGGCGTTGACGGCTTTCTTGTCGGCGGCAGCCTCATGATGAACGGAAATCTCAGCAATACAATCTCTGTTATAAAGAAAAATACTTCCATACCGGTGGTAATTTTCCCCGGCGGCATAAGCCAGGTTTCTTCAAATGCCGATGCTATTCTGTTTATATCGCTCGTAAGCGGCAGAAACCCCGAGCACCTTATAGGAAAACAGATACTGGCAGCCCCGGTCATTAAAGCCTATAACCTTGAAACTATCCCTACAGGCTATATACTGGTTGAATCGGGCAGCATTACTACGGTTGAATATATAAGCGGAAGCAAGCCTGTTCCCCGCCAGAAGCCCGAAATTGCAGTTGCTACTGCGCTTGCGGCTCAGTATCTTGGAATGAAGATGATCTATCTCGAAGGCGGCTCAGGCGCCCAGATGTCCGTCCCCAATGAAATGATAAACATTGTGTCAAAAAGCGTGGACGTACCAGTAATTGCCGGAGGGGGCATAAGAACAGCACGCGATGCACGTGAAAAAGTTGAAAGCGGAGCCGGCATAATCGTAACGGGAAATTATTTTGAAGACGAGGAAAACTGGGATAAGATTAAAGAATTTGCAGACGCCGTGCACGTAAAACTTGCACAGGAAACTGCAGCCGGAAATTAA
- a CDS encoding aconitate hydratase, with protein MTADIMTIQKVYQELRGKVEAARNVLGRPMTLTEKILYSHLAHPVLKEFKRGKDYVDTAPDRVAMQDATAQMALLQFMHAGRKTTAVPSTVHCDHLIQGKVGAQEDLERAQNENKEVYDFLESISKKYGIGFWKPGAGIIHQVVLENYAFPGGMMIGTDSHTPNAGGLGMIAIGVGGADAVDVMAGMPWEVKWPKIIGVKLTGKLSGWTAPKDIILKLAGVLTVKGGTGSIVEYFGEGTQSISCTGKATICNMGAEVGATTSLFPFDSRMADYLRMTGREDVAQLAGGLADCLTADKETLSDPHKYYDTIIEIDLDTLEPHLNGPFTPDLAWPVSKMKEVVPEKEFVDELSATLVGSCTNSSYEDIDRAASIARQALKKGLKAKTQFIITPGSEMVYRTVQRDGQLDTLTEFGGVVFANACGPCIGMWKRMDIEEGEKNSIVTSFNRNFAKRNDGNPKTQAFVASPEMVTALAIGGKLTFNPMTDEVVNDKGEKVKLDAPSGKELPPKGFEKGISGFVAPAKDGADVKVIVDPNSSRLQLLAPFAPWDGNDLSDLPLLLKAKGKCTTDHISMAGPWLRFRGHLDNISNNMFIGAINAFTDKPGEVKNTFTGEYKSIPEVARDYKARGINWIVVGDENYGEGSSREHAAMEPRFLGGRAVIAKSFARIHETNLKKQGMLPLTFSNPVDYDKLREDDRLSLIGLSDIVCDKPVKLVIKHKDGTTEECILNHTFSPGQFEWFKAGSALNLIAKSQKS; from the coding sequence ATGACTGCTGATATTATGACAATTCAGAAGGTCTACCAGGAGCTGCGCGGCAAAGTCGAAGCCGCCAGAAATGTCCTGGGCAGGCCGATGACTCTCACCGAGAAGATTCTTTATTCACACCTTGCGCACCCGGTATTAAAGGAATTTAAAAGAGGAAAAGATTACGTAGATACAGCTCCCGACCGCGTTGCAATGCAGGACGCAACGGCTCAGATGGCCCTCCTGCAGTTTATGCACGCCGGACGGAAAACAACAGCAGTTCCCAGCACGGTACACTGCGATCACTTAATCCAGGGAAAAGTCGGCGCACAGGAGGACCTGGAAAGAGCCCAGAACGAGAATAAGGAAGTCTATGATTTCCTTGAAAGCATTTCTAAAAAATACGGCATCGGCTTCTGGAAGCCCGGAGCCGGAATTATTCACCAGGTGGTGCTGGAAAACTACGCATTCCCCGGCGGTATGATGATAGGAACCGACTCACACACTCCCAATGCAGGAGGCCTCGGAATGATCGCAATAGGCGTAGGCGGCGCGGATGCTGTGGACGTTATGGCAGGAATGCCGTGGGAAGTCAAATGGCCTAAAATTATAGGCGTAAAATTAACAGGAAAATTAAGCGGCTGGACAGCCCCAAAAGACATCATTCTTAAACTTGCTGGCGTCCTTACCGTGAAAGGCGGCACAGGCTCTATTGTTGAGTACTTCGGCGAAGGCACACAGTCAATCTCCTGCACCGGCAAGGCTACTATCTGCAATATGGGTGCCGAGGTGGGCGCTACAACTTCACTCTTCCCCTTTGACAGCAGAATGGCCGACTACCTCAGAATGACTGGCCGCGAAGATGTAGCCCAGTTGGCCGGGGGACTTGCCGATTGCCTTACGGCAGATAAAGAAACACTTTCTGACCCGCATAAATATTATGATACCATAATTGAGATAGATCTAGATACGCTTGAGCCGCACCTTAACGGGCCTTTTACACCCGATCTTGCATGGCCGGTATCAAAAATGAAAGAGGTCGTCCCCGAAAAAGAATTTGTCGACGAGCTGAGCGCAACCCTGGTCGGCAGCTGCACAAATTCCAGCTACGAGGATATAGACCGCGCGGCCAGCATTGCAAGGCAGGCACTCAAAAAAGGCCTTAAGGCAAAAACACAGTTTATTATTACTCCCGGCTCCGAAATGGTCTACCGTACCGTTCAAAGGGACGGGCAGCTGGATACGCTAACTGAATTCGGCGGCGTCGTATTCGCCAATGCCTGCGGGCCCTGCATCGGTATGTGGAAAAGAATGGATATAGAGGAGGGCGAAAAGAACTCTATAGTTACATCCTTCAACCGCAACTTTGCAAAAAGAAACGACGGCAACCCCAAGACTCAGGCATTTGTGGCAAGCCCCGAAATGGTAACGGCTCTTGCAATAGGCGGAAAACTTACATTTAACCCCATGACCGACGAAGTGGTCAACGATAAGGGAGAGAAAGTAAAATTAGACGCCCCCTCGGGAAAGGAACTCCCCCCGAAGGGATTTGAAAAAGGTATTTCGGGCTTTGTAGCCCCGGCAAAAGACGGCGCAGATGTTAAGGTAATAGTTGACCCCAACAGCAGCCGCCTGCAGCTATTGGCTCCCTTTGCACCTTGGGATGGAAACGACCTCTCGGACCTGCCACTGCTCCTAAAGGCTAAAGGCAAATGCACAACCGACCATATCTCAATGGCAGGCCCGTGGCTCCGCTTCCGCGGCCACCTGGATAACATATCAAACAATATGTTCATCGGCGCAATAAATGCTTTTACAGATAAGCCGGGCGAAGTTAAAAACACATTTACGGGCGAGTATAAATCCATTCCTGAAGTTGCACGCGACTATAAAGCACGCGGCATCAACTGGATTGTCGTTGGCGATGAGAACTACGGCGAAGGCTCCAGCCGCGAACACGCAGCTATGGAACCCCGCTTCCTAGGCGGAAGGGCTGTCATTGCTAAAAGCTTTGCCCGCATACACGAAACTAACCTCAAGAAACAGGGCATGCTTCCATTGACTTTTTCTAACCCTGTGGATTATGATAAATTAAGAGAGGACGACAGGCTCAGCCTTATTGGCCTTAGCGATATAGTGTGCGATAAACCCGTTAAGCTCGTCATTAAACACAAGGACGGCACAACCGAGGAATGCATTCTGAACCATACTTTCAGTCCGGGACAGTTTGAATGGTTCAAGGCAGGAAGCGCTCTTAACCTTATTGCAAAATCACAGAAGTCATAA
- a CDS encoding radical SAM protein: MNRVISHPAFAAAKAAFESNDYISAEDKCTELLDRKEIPHLAYLLLGKIYLKLNKTIEALVFLEKAFNLDKCNIEIGYELAKVYYDLGYFKQSAEIVSNVDIQNPSQDLMNTLKLKLKTKGNKESTNLITKLEEFNKSIPTTFTFETVLACNLKCPECAIGHGLINRKREWVTFDKFKIIADKVKPFVKYFYLHLWGEPMLNKDIFKIIKYASSFSKTNISTNALLIDEKKAELLIQSGVSDLIVSIDGYSQEAYEKYRIGGNISKVFDALNYLVSFNKTYGNKVNIIPQFIVFKHNQHELGAFRAYCQSLGLTPLFKSPYIRQNDSDVEPSDFGEYRREEYENLDLLKQAMSNCVNPKEVFTVNVDGSVVICCHDYNKQTNFGNLFEQDVLEIWNGPDYRKYRWDILRGNAPEFCIENCMTYKLKQVDQNKNNNADLKQKTDEIKVNLCSGAYNFKDYINVDIAKSADVVLDLERELLPFNEESVDVLVCMSAINYFSRERGFEIIKDIYRVLRKGGIVRVGTQDLELLVSKYLNKDEAFFFQKNPDGKDRFPGNTYGEKLNNWFYGFECNSKLCKYVYDYETLAVLFKRAGFRNVERKKYCDSRIKNIELIDNRPEQMFYLEAVKEECENSEGISGLIFNRAEVEKLWQYNKEQAWQIIIQALNFNPRAKVVILLGGKLLQSINKYDEAQKLYATFLDDVEIAELYRNCINHIKAIEPNVVTNYTMPGLYHQNKIYADQVHLEACIKWLIKAFEATKYKGVSASYNLYTRKWDVAYPETTGYIIPTFLHYYRITKKQEYKDYAVMMGDWEMAIQWENGGVGEPIGVIAHKPRVFNTGQVMLGWLALYQETGKTEYLDASIRAGNWIAEIQREDGSWNMNTYRGPKSYKVRVAWALLELYKITNINKYKTAAEKAIKWTLSQARPNGWFDNTSLSDEGKPWTHLIGYTMVGLLEVCRMDLANVDQKQILNLLNEAALGMGKYYGKFKDLSKNYYGLPGTFDNKWSSTDNWSCLTGNAQLEFFFRKLYKFTGHKEYENIANNLIDDVKRAHLIDSIDDPNLFGGLAGSYPLNGGYSAYTIPNWGVKFFADSLLQRLLDNEQLNYLS; the protein is encoded by the coding sequence ATGAATCGAGTGATTTCGCATCCTGCATTTGCAGCCGCCAAGGCAGCATTTGAAAGCAATGATTACATCAGTGCTGAAGATAAGTGTACTGAACTACTTGACCGAAAAGAGATTCCGCATTTGGCGTATTTGTTGCTGGGAAAAATATATCTAAAATTAAATAAAACAATAGAAGCACTCGTATTTTTAGAGAAAGCATTTAATCTCGATAAATGCAACATTGAAATCGGATATGAACTTGCAAAAGTATATTATGACCTTGGATATTTTAAGCAGTCAGCTGAAATCGTTTCTAATGTTGATATACAAAATCCTTCACAAGATTTAATGAATACACTAAAACTTAAGCTGAAAACCAAAGGAAATAAAGAATCCACTAATTTGATTACTAAGTTGGAGGAATTTAACAAGAGTATTCCAACCACTTTTACATTTGAAACCGTTCTAGCATGCAATCTAAAATGCCCTGAATGTGCAATTGGGCATGGTCTAATTAATAGAAAAAGAGAATGGGTGACATTCGATAAATTCAAGATAATTGCTGATAAGGTAAAACCTTTTGTGAAATATTTTTATTTACATTTATGGGGGGAGCCGATGTTAAATAAGGATATTTTTAAGATAATCAAGTATGCCTCAAGTTTCTCTAAAACCAATATAAGTACAAATGCTTTGCTCATAGATGAAAAAAAGGCAGAACTCCTTATTCAATCGGGTGTAAGTGATCTGATTGTATCCATCGATGGATACTCACAGGAAGCATATGAAAAATACAGGATTGGAGGAAATATAAGCAAAGTATTTGATGCATTGAATTACTTGGTTTCATTTAATAAGACTTATGGAAACAAGGTAAACATAATTCCTCAGTTCATTGTCTTTAAACACAATCAGCATGAATTAGGTGCATTTAGAGCGTATTGTCAATCGCTCGGACTTACCCCGCTATTTAAATCTCCATACATCCGCCAAAATGACTCCGATGTTGAGCCCTCAGATTTCGGAGAATACAGGAGGGAAGAATATGAGAATTTAGACCTGCTGAAGCAAGCTATGTCCAATTGTGTCAATCCCAAAGAAGTCTTTACAGTAAATGTTGATGGGTCAGTTGTAATTTGCTGCCACGATTATAACAAACAAACAAATTTTGGAAATTTATTTGAACAAGATGTACTTGAGATATGGAATGGCCCTGATTATAGAAAATACAGATGGGATATCTTAAGAGGAAATGCTCCTGAGTTTTGTATTGAGAATTGCATGACTTATAAGTTAAAACAAGTAGATCAGAACAAAAATAATAATGCGGATTTAAAACAAAAAACAGATGAAATAAAAGTTAACCTTTGTAGCGGCGCTTATAATTTTAAGGATTACATAAATGTTGATATTGCGAAAAGTGCAGATGTTGTTTTAGACCTTGAGAGAGAATTGCTGCCTTTTAATGAAGAAAGTGTGGATGTTTTGGTCTGCATGTCAGCAATAAATTATTTTTCCAGGGAGAGGGGATTCGAAATAATCAAAGACATATACAGGGTGTTAAGAAAAGGTGGAATAGTAAGGGTTGGTACTCAAGATTTGGAACTGTTAGTCTCAAAGTATTTAAACAAGGATGAAGCCTTTTTCTTCCAGAAGAACCCAGATGGAAAAGACCGCTTCCCTGGAAATACATATGGTGAAAAATTGAATAATTGGTTTTATGGTTTTGAATGCAATAGCAAGTTGTGCAAATATGTTTATGACTATGAGACTTTAGCAGTTTTATTTAAGCGTGCTGGATTCAGAAATGTTGAGCGGAAAAAATATTGCGACAGCAGGATAAAGAATATTGAACTGATAGACAACCGGCCGGAGCAGATGTTTTATCTTGAAGCTGTAAAAGAAGAATGCGAGAATTCCGAAGGAATATCCGGCTTAATATTTAATAGAGCAGAAGTCGAAAAACTTTGGCAGTATAATAAGGAACAAGCCTGGCAAATTATTATTCAGGCGCTTAATTTCAACCCTCGTGCCAAAGTAGTGATTTTGCTGGGGGGAAAGCTTTTACAATCCATCAATAAATATGATGAAGCTCAAAAATTGTATGCTACCTTCCTTGATGACGTCGAAATTGCCGAATTATACAGGAATTGCATAAATCACATAAAAGCTATTGAACCAAACGTAGTAACGAACTATACTATGCCTGGACTGTATCATCAAAATAAAATATATGCTGATCAGGTTCATCTGGAAGCTTGTATTAAATGGTTAATTAAAGCATTCGAAGCTACAAAGTATAAGGGAGTATCAGCCTCGTATAATTTATACACGCGAAAGTGGGATGTCGCTTATCCCGAAACAACAGGATATATAATTCCTACATTTCTGCATTATTACCGTATAACGAAAAAACAGGAGTATAAAGATTATGCAGTTATGATGGGTGACTGGGAAATGGCAATTCAGTGGGAGAATGGCGGTGTAGGGGAGCCCATAGGAGTAATTGCTCATAAACCACGGGTATTTAATACTGGGCAGGTAATGCTCGGATGGTTAGCTTTGTATCAGGAGACGGGAAAAACGGAATATCTGGACGCCTCAATAAGAGCCGGAAATTGGATTGCGGAAATTCAACGTGAGGATGGCAGTTGGAACATGAATACTTACAGGGGTCCCAAATCCTATAAAGTAAGAGTTGCATGGGCACTGCTTGAACTTTATAAAATTACAAATATTAACAAATATAAAACTGCTGCGGAAAAAGCAATTAAATGGACGTTATCGCAAGCACGTCCGAACGGCTGGTTTGACAATACCAGTTTAAGTGATGAAGGAAAACCATGGACGCATCTTATAGGATATACTATGGTCGGGTTGCTTGAAGTCTGCAGAATGGATCTGGCAAATGTAGATCAAAAACAAATATTAAATCTACTTAATGAGGCGGCTTTAGGTATGGGAAAATACTACGGAAAATTCAAGGACTTATCGAAGAACTATTATGGTTTACCGGGCACCTTTGATAATAAATGGAGCAGTACTGATAACTGGTCCTGTCTTACAGGTAATGCGCAACTTGAATTCTTCTTTAGGAAACTTTACAAATTTACAGGGCACAAAGAATACGAAAATATTGCAAATAATCTGATAGATGACGTAAAAAGAGCACATTTAATAGATTCTATTGATGATCCAAATTTATTTGGAGGGCTGGCCGGATCTTACCCGTTAAATGGAGGTTACTCGGCTTACACAATTCCCAATTGGGGTGTGAAATTTTTTGCCGACTCATTGCTTCAAAGGCTTTTGGATAATGAACAATTAAACTATTTAAGCTGA
- a CDS encoding D-sedoheptulose 7-phosphate isomerase produces MSESLKESAETKLKIGQECSGDILEAADMLMDAFKKGKKLLLCGNGGSAADCQHIAAEFMIRLSHHINRPALPAIALTTDTSNLTAGGNDIGFENIFARLIEGLGNEGDILLAISTSGNSRNIIKAVEKAKSRNMKVIGFLGGTGGMLKDMVDLPVTIPSANTQRIQEGHITVAHIVCELVESGLYL; encoded by the coding sequence ATCAGCGAGTCCCTGAAGGAAAGTGCCGAGACAAAGCTGAAGATCGGACAGGAATGCTCAGGCGATATTCTTGAGGCCGCAGACATGCTTATGGATGCTTTTAAGAAGGGAAAAAAGCTCCTCCTCTGCGGAAACGGCGGAAGCGCTGCCGACTGCCAGCACATAGCTGCCGAATTTATGATCCGTCTAAGCCATCATATCAACCGGCCCGCTCTGCCGGCAATTGCCCTTACCACCGATACATCCAACCTTACCGCGGGCGGTAACGACATAGGCTTCGAAAATATTTTTGCCCGCCTGATTGAAGGACTGGGAAATGAAGGTGACATACTTCTTGCAATCTCTACAAGCGGAAATTCCCGGAACATCATTAAGGCCGTCGAAAAGGCAAAATCCAGGAATATGAAGGTTATCGGATTCCTGGGCGGAACTGGCGGAATGCTGAAGGATATGGTCGATCTTCCGGTCACTATTCCCTCGGCTAATACACAGAGGATTCAGGAAGGACATATAACGGTTGCTCATATCGTCTGCGAGCTCGTTGAAAGCGGATTGTACTTATAG